A stretch of the Lactuca sativa cultivar Salinas chromosome 9, Lsat_Salinas_v11, whole genome shotgun sequence genome encodes the following:
- the LOC111902316 gene encoding uncharacterized protein LOC111902316 translates to MSGLYDGWNEILKIQKFRRTVGYTIFFSFSALISYAYNSNTTRAGFSRGDQFYASYPAGSELLTDTTKLYKSALGNCFEEEEWGPIEWSVMAKHFERQGKSPYAYHAQYQAHLASNGNLDGSG, encoded by the exons ATGAGTGGACTATACGATGGATGGAATGAAATTCTAAAGATTCAGAAGTTCCGGAGAACGGTGGGATACactattttcttttctttctcgGCGCTCATTAGCTATGCCTACAACTCCAACAC GACAAGAGCTGGATTCTCAAGAGGTGATCAGTTTTATGCATCTTATCCTGCAGGGAGTGAGCTTTTGACTGATACTACTAAG TTATATAAATCTGCACTTGGGAATTGCTTCGAAGAGGAAGAATGGGGCCCGATTGAATGGTCTGTAATGGCCAAGCATTTTGAACGTCAAGGGAAATCACCATATGCGTATCACGCT CAATATCAGGCTCACCTTgcttctaatggaaatcttgatGGAAGTGGCTAG